Within the Cherax quadricarinatus isolate ZL_2023a chromosome 75, ASM3850222v1, whole genome shotgun sequence genome, the region AATCCTCAGTATTTGGCAGTATTGTGTGAAACTGATACATTGTACACACACAAATATGTGCTTGACGATGGAAAACTTAGGAAGACTGAACGTTAACAATGTCCTTGATGAGCTGTTATTCCACACTTCTCTAATATTATTCATGAAGGTAAATACACCATGTCAGCACTGACCTGTACTACAGTACAACAGAgcaaaataaaatttattttccATATACGTAATAGTATTACATACATTGTATTCTGGTCTATAAATCATCGTATGGTCCAGAGTCCATAGGTATGCaatgcatttcaggcagacttaagaTTAAACATACAGTATATACTATCTGTTTAAGGTTTTTTTTCAGGCCTGAAAACCATTTTCAAGTTGAGATGGTAAATATGAGGAATGACTTGCTTTAGCCAATTTTATTCTTAAAGTTAAGTGACTGGGTTTTTAATGttaaatatatatctataaatgGGTTATGTTATTTCATTGTATGGAACATGTTAAAATAATAACTACTGAATATGAGATTAAAaattaaaacataaaaaaaaagttttccagTAACATAATTTAGgtttacttggagtatacctggagagggtttcaggggtcaacgctcccacggcccagtctgtgaccaggcctcacagtggatcagagcctgatcaaccaggcttggtTAGTACTTGCCAACAGTTTATCTAGATTTGTTGGCAGAACTCTTTGCCAGCATTTAAATATCTGACTTCTGACAGCGTGTGAATATCAGAGAGATGAGCTGCAATCCATTTTACAGTATGTCCTTGTACAACAATTGCTCACTAAACCTCGTCgataggttcttggaaactgTGACTTGAAGCAAACGACATATAACAAAACCATACCACGCTGTCCATCATCAAATTTCTAGTTTTGTTTCTAATGTCACACTTCAGTTTTTGTGGGCAGAGACATCAGGGGTGCACATTGTACCTTCAGCACTCATTGTAACAGGGttaaatcaaggaataaatgTTTAAGGCGAGAATTGTAAgaagcacctaccaccacacagctgaaaaacaaacaataacaaatattGCAGGCTCACTAAACGCTTTTGTGTTGCATCATTTACTGTCATGCATTTGTATGATTATCGTATACttaatgaatttttattttacaataatttgtATTGCACCGTATTATTcaatttttttcctcatcaacgTTATAACAAAATAACATTACTCGAGCACCTGCTGTACCTCCctattttatctacatttttgtGCAGCCACAATGATACAGTTGTATacaatattttaattttgttctaGCATAAACAGTATTGTGAAATATTTATTTCACTTTCACTATAGATGGGAGTTTCTTAGTACAGTGCAGCACTTTTGTGATACTACAGTAATAAACTGTTGCTTATCATTACTCCCAGATTGCTTTCTCTGTATGATGGTTTCAAGATTCTATCCATCAATTTCTCCAATTTTTTAATGAAGCTCGTGTCTGCCTTCTCCAATTTCCATTCATTAGTTCGTGTTCAATTTATGAATCATGTAAAAGAAAATTTGATGAacataaaaaaaattaagcaATCTCACCAATGTACCCAAGTCACTGATTGGTCATGACAAGTTTAATATTTTCCTAATGACGAAGTTCTCTCATACGTATATTGTATTTAGTAAATTTACAAGCAAGCACTAGCTTTACCCTAACCTAAATGATGCAGTTGGATATCTTATGCCTGATTTCAGTCATCTGACAACTCGGTCTACTAAATTTGGTCAAAAAgcaaattatggtcatttattttTCTCCAAAATTCAATcgttatatttatataattaacaTTGCAGCCACAATAAAATCAAAATATTTTAACACTAAAAAATTTATACAAACACATTTGCATTGTGGCTtacaaaaaaaaatgcatttggtttaaaaaaaaagataaaatacAAACAAAATTCCATTCAAAACCCAAgcctaccttccccactactttTGTGTTATGCTAGCTAGATGCCAACAGCACTGAATCTGCTTATGAAGGCTGATCACGGAAACAGTTGACCGAAATGCATTGTACTCTCCTCCAGCTCATGCACCACTTGACCCATAGAGATGGAAAAACTGTTGTCATTGTAGATAAGAGAGGCAGATGAAGTGAGATACAGGGGCTGCAACTTACATCTGAGTGTGCAAATCCAAGCTACAGTAAAAGTAGCTCTTCCGAGGTCTTGGAACAAATTACTATATTACAACATATTTTGAGATTTGAGTTACAACAGAGGTATATGTCTTCTGGGGCTGATTAATACTGTAACTCGAGACACCACTGTATTGTGTTGTTTTCTCTATTGAATTGATCAAGCCTCAGGTAGGTGAAATGTTTCTTTAATACAAGTCCTGATACTGCCTGTGTTTTTTTATATACAAGATCCCCTACAGCCCAGTCCCAGATGAGGCAttttggtggatcaaggcctgatcaacaaggctgttactgcttgctaCATGCAATCTAACGTGTGAAACACAGCCCAACTGGTCAaaactgatttgaggaatttgGCATGTTCTTAACTATCAGCAAGCACTAAcctattgtttcagactatggaacaatactcttctccagactgagggactgaccacctcaaaacttcaagggtgatggactgattacatcgtcttcaagtatcttctgcttctatcaacttttctgtacttgactgaaaaagcctactgtgtaggcgaaacatttcgaaataaagatacctaactgttgcatatgtgtcttacctaacaacctgtcggtattttataccattttaatgttcactcaagcactaacctaacttaaacccaAATTACACTTTTGGATAACTCATATTGTTAGCTATACCATACATGTCACAGAAGCAGCTACTTGGATAACTCGCCAATAACGATTTGAAAAGTTGGAAACTTCACCATATACCATATAAGCAAACATGACTAACAGATGGCTCGAGCCCTTTCTTCACAAAAATTCCTTCACACCTGGCAACCAAACCTTCCTCTTATGTCCCCTACTATACCTATCTGCCTATGATTTATAAACGATCACCAACCTAATTTGCCCCAGCATTATAAAATACAGTGCCAGTTCAGTACGACACTCTCTTATTTCAAAAAATGTTTTTGTACCACTGTTGGTAATGTTTTGGACTCAAAATGTTGGTTTGGAGAATATCAGGACTTAGGAATAAATCATAGTTTTTTCCTTGGCAACTGCTGTTAAGGGTATAATTAAAAAGTTCATGAGGTAATCCTGTTCAATTCAAGGAAGACGAAGTCAGATCCAATTACCTGAATCAAGAGCCTCTGAAGGGAGGTTTCATAATGCTGGTGtggggctcttgatacaaggaataaCTTGACTTATCCTCTCCTTCCTTAAATTGAACCTCAATGCTTCTCATTCCCAAGGGTTATATGACCCCTAAGAGTTTAGAGCTTCCTCCCAAATAAAAAACTATAATAAAATAGCAtcagggaaccttccttgagggtgaTGTTAAGTGCAAACAGACATGGGAACACTTATGTTGGAATGTTAAGTGCTATGCTGAACATCAATATATGACACTCACCGGGAACTGTAGCAGGTCGCGGGGGAAGGCGCCATCATCAACACCAGTAATCTCGAAGGAAGGAGGGTGTGGGAATGGTCCTTTCCCGGGGTAGCTTGTAGAACGTCGAaacttgttcatcaccatggAGGAAGCGTTGGGGAGGTTAGAGCTTTTTCGTGGGACAGAGGACATACCACCCAGGTTGTGGCTAAGAGGATTCATGCCTCCCATGCCACCCCTGCCTCGTGCAGACCACGAGCTGATTCCAGGTAGTGATGGTGCCCCAGGGGCATTACCTGGCCCACTTCCTGGACCCCCAGCAGAATTACCCTGGGGCGATGGTCCTGGAGACCATGCATTACCCTGTGAACCAAGTCCTGACGACCACGATGAAGAGTACTTATTGGCCAGaaaaggggcctggggacctggGGCAGGCCCTAAGGATGGGGGTCTTGCCTGCCCTGGAAAGTTGGGTGCTGCCTGCTGCATGTTCCTACGCTGCTGAGGGTTTTGGGGCCCTGTCGGTCCTAGTCCCAACTGTGGCCCCAGATTGGCACTGAACAGGTGCGATGGACCACCAGAGCCTGGCCCTCCCGGGTTGCTCGGTCCTAGGCCATGAAATGCCAATGAGCCGTTGATTGTTGGCATACCAGAATGTAAAAGTGTGTCATCGACGGACGGAGGTGACCACAGGGAAGCTACAGAGGAGGCCAAGGAGGCTGGTAGGGCTGTAGGCTCCACCAGGCCTCCTCCACCCCCTGGTCCACCCACCACTCCTGAGCCCGGCCCACctccaccagctgcagcagctgctgctgccgctgcagcGGCGGCTGCGGCAGCCGCAGCTGCCGTAGGTACTCCTCCTGAACCTGGAGGACCTAGTACAGAAGGTCCAGGGGTACTACCTGACCCTAAAGGGCCAGGGACGGTGCCGGGCGCGTTGCTCCCCACCGGAGGCCCTGAAGACTCCCCCTTTACACCTGTTTTGGTATCATCGTCGTTAtttatgtgttgctgttgttgttgctggtcatCAGTACCGTCGACCCCGGCAGTAGCCATCCCCTGCGGCTTGACGCCTCCACCCTGCTCAACGAGGCAGTCATCTTGCATTTTGCTTGTGGAGTTGCTGCCCCCGTCTGTTGCACTGGAGTAAAACACGCTCGGAGTCGACGTGTTAATTACGTAAGTTTCCGTACTTATGGAACTTACGGACGAAGCGTTGTTGTATTTAAAATCCCCCATGTATGATTTTGTTTTCATGAACTAGTATATACACTCATGGGGGTTCAACGTTCACAGGAGCTATCTCACATCTGCCTCTCGTCCCCCACCAACCTTACTTCTCCAGTCAGGTTCCAACAATATCGAATATGCGCAGAAACTGCAGACGATGCTATTCTAGGTACAGTAAACTCAACACTGTTACATCCAAATATTAATATTACTTTTATTGTGACTAGAAAGACATCATGGACATTCTACTATCATTTTAATCAAAAAGTAGTGGTAAATATTCAGCATAATTTCTGTTCATAAGAGCTTGCTTTTTGAGCGAAATCTAGAGGAATTCGTGATCGTAGCAGATTTATCGCTATTTGCGCCACTTTAAgctaatttatttaataaattttgtCCTTTTATCTGTTAGATATTAGATTTACCGGTATATAAGTATTAAATGATTGCATATTTTTCTTTTATATTGTCAAAAAGTGTGAAAATCGATAAGGAGCCGGGTAGGTGGTCGATGCTCAGCTGTTCCTTCACATCAGCTGACgagccacaacacccccacctggGGGGCGACGGGGGGGTCAAGGCTGCTCCACAACACATCCACTACTCATTAAATACTCATCAGAAAAATGTTATTTCCATGTAATATTTAGATTTATTTATAGAAATGTGTTAAAACATAAACAAGAAAATGATGTAAGTGTTCTTTTGAACATGATAGTCATGGAATTTATGGAAATAATTCAGAAAACTTGACACCTATATTTTGGTAACTTTATGGACGGGTTCACGGGCGTAATTGATGCCAACATCACGATAAACTTTCAAAGAATTTCGTCCTTTTCTTCAAATTTATTCGACCATCAAATTTATCCCCGTTATTTGTAGTCTGTAAAGTTGAGTGTAATGGGTACCATTAATGTCAGGGAGCCCATGAAAGTAGAGCACCACACAGTGCATGTGTGTGAGAATAATAATGTGTCAGAGATCACCAGGTTCAGTATATGATGAGTGCAGTCAACCCGCAGTCGCCTCTTACTACTTTTCACATGACCGCTTCCTGGCCGGCATGTCATTATCATAACTGAAAAATGACCTTCATAATCTAATAAAATCCTTCCTCCTGCACTACTCATGAAGCCTTTTATTTCCTTGAAAATACCCACAATGGCCATTTAAATGATGTGAATCCTATGGATAGAAAGTAATTTTATTTTGGTAATAATTTACACAAAATTTGGATGATTACAATTGTCTTACAGTGTAAATTCCttttggggtccttgtaatgttATTATTTAAAGCCTTGCTGTAAGTTATAGTAGATATCAGTCATGATTATaaccttaaaaattaaaacagtaaagtaactcaactgtgtgtAAATCAGTTTTACTGAATATATTACATAATGCAAATCATGCGAACAATAATAAAAAGATCAGAACAGTAGTAAGCGTAAGTACTAAATGTGAGTTTATTATTAGTCCTTAAAAGTTTTATTTTATAAAAAAGTAAACCAGGAATTACGTTCAGTTTGATgaataagaaacatgtgcaacacttgggtatctttattctgaagacgtttcgcccaccagtggttgTATCAGTTCAATAGAGAGGTATGGGAAGGCGATGAAACTGGAGGCAATAGAAGACAAGGTAataagtctctcagccttgatgaaaGTATTCACTGCCTTAGTCTTCATCAAGATTACCTTATTTTCCACTTTCTCCAGCTTCACTGCCTTCATATACCTCGCTATTTgaactgataaaaccactggttggctaaatgtcttcagaataaagatacccaggtgctgcatttgtcttattcatcaacttgtcggcaaTAAgtcggaaataagtcactctgtctgacttctttgggttatcctaggttctctacacatatgctgctatgtatgataattctatgtaactgtatttgtgtatacctgaataaacttacttacttattgtaTGTCATTAACAATATGACACGTTTAGTTTGTAACGTTGCATTGAAAGACACTACACGATGCATACCTTGCGCCAATTTCAGACCATCACAACTAgtaataagacacatttgcaacatttgggtgtctttattcctGAAACTTTTTCACCTGTGTTCAGTGGAATACTGGGAAAAATAATACAAGAATCAGTTTTGACGTTATCAGTCAGTCATCCTCGGtgggaggtagtcagtccctcaagtctAAAGCACAGCATGCAGCCAGACTATATACTAGAAGTGAGATGAAGCAGTTGGAATTGACGTAATAGGTATGCGTGGCCTATGAGCGGAAGTAGGTCATATGATACATCACAACTGGGTCTGGTCAGAAACTGGATGAGTGACCGCCTCGACATAAATTTCCATACAAATACTAGAGAAAATGTAGAGGTCTGTTATCACCAGAAGCCAAGAGGCATGAATAACGAGGAATggctaattatattttttttattataatcattagATACGTCACACTGTGAGGGCATCTTTCACCCTAAACTTAAATACCTCCAACAGGTTTAAAGGTTTCTTATTTATGGTCGTCATTCGCCCAGGATATGACTTACAGTAGATCGTTCTCActgaatatacaccgagagatgtgtgcCTCTCAGTATATAGAGATGTGTGCCTCTTAGTATATAGAGATGTGTGCCTCTCAGTATATAGAGatgtgtacctctcagtatatagagatgtgtacctctcagtatatagagatgtgtacctctcagtatatagagATGTGTGCCTCTCAGTATATAGAGATGTGTGCCTCTTAGTATATAGAGatgtgtacctctcagtatatagagatgtgtatctctcagtatatagagatgtgtacctctcagtatatagagatgtgtacctctcagtatatagagATGTGTGCCTCTCAGTATATAGAGatgtgtacctctcagtatatagagATGTGTCCTTCTCAGTATATAGAGatgtgtacctctcagtatatagagatgtgtacctctcagtatatagagATGTGTGCCTCTCAGTATATAGAGatgtgtacctctcagtatatagagATGTGTACTTCTCAGTATATAGAGatgtgtacctctcagtatatagagatgtgtacctctcagtatatagagatgtgtacctctcagtatatagagATGTGTGCCTCTCAGTATATAGAGatgtgtacctctcagtatatagagatgtgtacctctcagtatatagagatgtgtacctctcagtatatagagatgtgtacctctcagtatatagagatgtgtacctctcagtatatagagATGTGTGCCTCTCAGTATATAGAGatgtgtacctctcagtatatagagatgtgtacctctcagtatatagagatgtgtacctctcagtatatagagatgtgtacctctcagtatatagagatgtgtacctctcagtatatagagatgtgtacctctcagtatatagagatgtgtacctctcagtatatagagatgtgtacctctcagtatatagagatgtgtacctctcagtatatagagatgtgtacctctcagtatatagagATGTGTGCATCTTTtacctcttttttttacacaaattttacaggctaaggtgtgtgtgtgtgtgtgtgtgtgtgtgtgtgtgtgtgtgtgtgtgtgtgtgtgtgtgtgtgtgtgtgtgtgtgtgtactcacctagttgtactcacctagttgaggttgcgggggtcgagtccgagctcctggccccgcctcttcactgatcgctactaggtcactctccctgagccgtgagctttatcgtacctctgcttaaagctatgtatggatcctgcctccactacatcgcttcccaaactattccacttactgactactctgtggctgaagaaatacttcctaacatccctgtgattcatctgtgtctttagcttccaactgtgtccccttgttactgtgtccaatctctggaacatcctgtttttgtccaccttgtcaattcctctcagtattttgtatgtcgttatcatgtcccccctatctctcctgtcctccagtgtcgtcaggttgatttcccttaacctctcctcgtaggacatacctcttagctctgggactagtcttgttgcaaacctttgcactttctctagtttctttacgtgcttggctaggtgtgggttccaaactggtgccgcatactccaatatgggcctaacgtatacggtgtacagggtcctgaacgattccttattaagatgtcggaatgctgttctgaggtttgctaggcgcccatatgctgcagcagttatttggttgatgtgcgcttcaggagatgtgcctgctgttatactcaccccaagatctttttccttgagtgaggtttgtagtctctgaccccctagactgtactccgtctgcggccttctttgcccttccccaatcttcatgactttgcacttggtgggattgaactccaggagccaattgctggaccagttctgcagcctgtccagatccctttgtagttctgcctggtcttcgatcgagtgtattcttctcatcaacttcacgtcatctgcaaacagggacacctcagagtctattccttccgtcatgtcgttcacaaataccagaaacagcactggtcctaggactgacccctgcgggaccccgctggtcacaggtgcccactctgacacctcgccacgtaccatgactcgctgctgtcttcctgacaagtattccctgatccattgtagtgccttccctgttatccctgcttggtcctccagtttttgcaccaatctcttgtgtggaactgtgtcaaacgccttcttgcagtccaagaaaatgcaatccacccacccctctctctcttgtcttactgctgtcaccatgtcatagaactccagtaggtttgtgacacaggatttcccgtccctgaaaccatgctggctgctgttgatgagatcattcctttctaggtgttccaccactcttctcctgataatcttctccatgattttgcatactatacatgtcagtgacactggtctgtagtttaatgcttcatgtctgtctccttttttaaagattgggactacatttgctgtcttccatgcctcaggcaatctccctgtttcgatagatgtattgaatattgttgttaggggtacacatagcgcctctgctccctctctcaatacccatggggagatgttatctggccccattgcct harbors:
- the LOC128691930 gene encoding elastin isoform X3, whose protein sequence is MKTKSYMGDFKYNNASSVSSISTETYVINTSTPSVFYSSATDGGSNSTSKMQDDCLVEQGGGVKPQGMATAGVDGTDDQQQQQQHINNDDDTKTGVKGESSGPPVGSNAPGTVPGPLGSGSTPGPSVLGPPGSGGVPTAAAAAAAAAAAAAAAAAAGGGGPGSGVVGGPGGGGGLVEPTALPASLASSVASLWSPPSVDDTLLHSGMPTINGSLAFHGLGPSNPGGPGSGGPSHLFSANLGPQLGLGPTGPQNPQQRRNMQQAAPNFPGQARPPSLGPAPGPQAPFLANKYSSSWSSGLGSQGNAWSPGPSPQGNSAGGPGSGPGNAPGAPSLPGISSWSARGRGGMGGMNPLSHNLGGMSSVPRKSSNLPNASSMVMNKFRRSTSYPGKGPFPHPPSFEITGVDDGAFPRDLLQFPVSEV
- the LOC128691930 gene encoding elastin isoform X1, which encodes MKTKSYMGDFKYNNASSVSSISTETYVINTSTPSVFYSSATDGGSNSTSKMQDDCLVEQGGGVKPQGMATAGVDGTDDQQQQQQHINNDDDTKTGVKGESSGPPVGSNAPGTVPGPLGSGSTPGPSVLGPPGSGGVPTAAAAAAAAAAAAAAAAAAGGGGPGSGVVGGPGGGGGLVEPTALPASLASSVASLWSPPSVDDTLLHSGMPTINGSLAFHGLGPSNPGGPGSGGPSHLFSANLGPQLGLGPTGPQNPQQRRNMQQAAPNFPGQARPPSLGPAPGPQAPFLANKYSSSWSSGLGSQGNAWSPGPSPQGNSAGGPGSGPGNAPGAPSLPGISSWSARGRGGMGGMNPLSHNLGGMSSVPRKSSNLPNASSMVMNKFRRSTSYPGKGPFPHPPSFEITGVDDGAFPRDLLQFPVRDLTRDRRGGDPGIIKYLPRQTKRCSKKMCRPEN
- the LOC128691930 gene encoding elastin isoform X2; translation: MKTKSYMGDFKYNNASSVSSISTETYVINTSTPSVFYSSATDGGSNSTSKMQDDCLVEQGGGVKPQGMATAGVDGTDDQQQQQQHINNDDDTKTGVKGESSGPPVGSNAPGTVPGPLGSGSTPGPSVLGPPGSGGVPTAAAAAAAAAAAAAAAAAAGGGGPGSGVVGGPGGGGGLVEPTALPASLASSVASLWSPPSVDDTLLHSGMPTINGSLAFHGLGPSNPGGPGSGGPSHLFSANLGPQLGLGPTGPQNPQQRRNMQQAAPNFPGQARPPSLGPAPGPQAPFLANKYSSSWSSGLGSQGNAWSPGPSPQGNSAGGPGSGPGNAPGAPSLPGISSWSARGRGGMGGMNPLSHNLGGMSSVPRKSSNLPNASSMVMNKFRRSTSYPGKGPFPHPPSFEITGVDDGAFPRDLLQFPLCGGRCFLQFSP